A single region of the Kwoniella botswanensis chromosome 1, complete sequence genome encodes:
- a CDS encoding cytosolic Fe-S cluster assembly factor CFD1 translates to MSDSIETPVSRRLSSVKNIIIVLSGKGGVGKSSSSVQLALSLLSQNPSNRVGLLDLDITGPSLPRMVGLDIPEATVHQSSAGWVPVYVDNGKRLGVMSIGFLLKDRGDSVVWRGPKKDGMIRQFLSEVRWGELDYLVIDTPPGTSDEHISLLTHLHPLFTPTLSKPTTPSSILISTPQTTALNDTIKSLSFTRKLQLPVMGLVENMSGYVCPCCNEISYTFGNNTNTEKIFKEQNGVDILGKVPIDTVLVGLLDSVSKGELNVDVQQQQQQQQQQQQNGNHEQGENGDNGQQQSHFPLLNEYNKTASSTIWRSITDKLVKKIESRKEQIRERLAPSTIN, encoded by the exons ATGTCAGATTCTATCGAAACGCCCGTATCTCGTCGATTATCTTCCGTtaaaaacatcatcatcgtcctttcaggtaaag GAGGAGTaggtaaatcatcatcctccgtCCAACTAGCTCTATCCCTCCTCTCCCAGAACCCTTCCAACCGGGTCGGTCTCTTGGACTTGGACATAACTGGACCCTCCCTCCCTCGAATGGTAGGACTAGACATCCCCGAGGCAACAGTCCACCAAAGTAGTGCAGGCTGGGTACCTGTCTATGTAGATAATGGGAAAAGACTAGGAGTGATGAGTATAGGTTTCTTATTGAAGGATAGAGGTGATAGTGTCGTTTGGAGAGGTccaaagaaagatggaatgataAGACAGTTTTTAAGTGAAGTGAGATGGGGTGAATTGGATTATTTGGTTATTGATACGCCTCCTG GAACATCTGATGAACATATCTCCCTTCtcacccatcttcatcccctaTTCACTCCCACCCTCTCAAAACCTACTACcccatcctccatcttgATTTCCACACCTCAAACAACAGCATTGAACGATACCATCAAATCACTATCATTCACCCGTAAACTCCAATTACCCGTTATGGGTCTGGTGGAAAACATGTCGGGATACGTCTGTCCATGTTGTAACGAAATCTCCTATACGTTTGGAAACAATACAAACACGGAAAAAATATTCAAGGAGCAGAATGGGGTTGATATCTTGGGTAAAGTACCGATTGATACGGTCTTGGTGGGGTTATTGGATAGTGTGAGTAAAGGTGAATTAAATGTTGAtgtacaacaacaacaacaacaacaacaacaacaacaacaaaatGGAAATCATGAACAAGGGGAAAATGGAGACAACGGTCAACAGCAATCCCATTTCCCGTTATTGAATGAATATAACAAAACTGCAAGTTCGACTATATGGAGATCTATCACTGATAAATTGGtaaagaagatcgaaagtaGGAAAGAACAAATCAGGGAGAGGTTGGCACCGTCGACAATAAACTAA